Proteins encoded within one genomic window of Fusobacterium sp.:
- a CDS encoding cobyric acid synthase, whose amino-acid sequence MHKKIMIQGTGSSVGKSIITAGLCRIFAQDGYRVSPFKSQNMALNSFVDIDGLEMGRAQVVQAEAAMELPRVFMNPILLKPNSDNNSQIIIEGIPDTNMNAADYFSNSRELKLIAKRNYEIIENNFDIGVLEGGGSSAEINLRKWDLVNMGMAELVDAPVILVGNIETGGVFASLYGTIALLDENDRKRIKGVIINKFRGDLELLKPGIDMFEKKLKDEGMDIKVLGVVPYKKLDIEEEDVLAKKLTTNTNEKRDINISVIRTNKMSNYTDFDALSQYSDVALNYIYSPEQLGEEDIIILPGSKNTLSDLELLKANGIFDKIKKLYSTGTTVVGICGGFQMMGKEIFDPHHIESDIEKTEGFGIMDTVTTMDKTKYTKQVEKTLSESDCELLYGCNGLHIKGYEIHQGVTHGNEKNLTVETDYTVLAKDNAFGTYIHGIFDNSKFTRTFLNNIRKKKGLNMLDELFEFSEFKENEYNKLADLLRNNLDIDAIYNILK is encoded by the coding sequence ATGCATAAAAAAATTATGATACAAGGAACTGGTTCATCTGTTGGAAAGAGCATCATTACTGCTGGATTATGTAGAATTTTTGCTCAAGATGGATATAGAGTTTCTCCTTTTAAATCTCAAAATATGGCCCTTAATTCCTTTGTGGATATTGATGGATTGGAAATGGGAAGAGCTCAGGTTGTACAAGCTGAAGCAGCTATGGAACTCCCTAGAGTCTTTATGAATCCAATACTTTTAAAACCTAATTCTGATAATAACTCACAAATTATCATTGAAGGAATTCCTGATACAAATATGAATGCTGCAGATTATTTTTCCAATTCTAGGGAATTGAAACTCATTGCAAAAAGAAATTATGAAATAATAGAAAATAATTTTGATATTGGAGTTCTTGAAGGTGGAGGAAGTTCAGCTGAAATTAATCTTAGAAAATGGGATTTGGTAAATATGGGAATGGCCGAACTTGTAGATGCTCCTGTTATTTTAGTTGGAAATATTGAAACTGGTGGAGTTTTTGCTTCACTTTATGGAACCATTGCCTTACTTGATGAAAATGACAGAAAAAGAATAAAAGGAGTCATCATCAACAAATTTAGAGGCGATTTAGAGCTTTTAAAACCTGGTATAGATATGTTTGAAAAAAAGCTGAAAGATGAAGGAATGGATATTAAAGTTTTAGGTGTAGTTCCTTATAAAAAACTTGATATTGAAGAAGAAGATGTTTTAGCTAAAAAACTGACTACTAATACCAATGAAAAACGAGATATAAATATTAGTGTAATCAGAACTAATAAAATGTCTAATTATACAGATTTTGATGCTTTAAGTCAATATTCAGATGTAGCACTAAATTATATATACAGTCCTGAGCAACTTGGGGAAGAAGATATAATTATTCTACCTGGAAGTAAAAATACTCTTTCTGATCTTGAGTTATTAAAAGCTAATGGTATTTTTGATAAAATAAAAAAATTATATTCTACTGGAACTACAGTAGTAGGTATATGTGGCGGTTTTCAAATGATGGGAAAAGAAATTTTTGACCCACATCATATTGAAAGCGATATAGAAAAAACTGAAGGTTTTGGAATAATGGATACTGTTACTACAATGGATAAAACAAAATATACAAAGCAAGTAGAAAAAACTCTTTCTGAATCCGACTGTGAGCTATTATATGGATGCAATGGACTTCATATAAAAGGCTATGAGATTCATCAGGGAGTTACACATGGAAATGAGAAAAATCTTACTGTTGAAACTGATTATACTGTACTTGCAAAAGATAATGCTTTTGGAACATATATACATGGTATTTTTGATAATAGTAAGTTTACCAGAACGTTTTTAAATAATATCAGAAAGAAAAAAGGATTAAATATGTTGGATGAACTTTTTGAATTTTCTGAATTTAAAGAAAATGAATATAATAAATTAGCTGATTTACTTAGAAATAATTTAGATATAGATGCAATATACAATATTTTAAAATAA
- a CDS encoding sugar phosphate isomerase/epimerase: MRKILNITDFSTNEENKKMMKYYCDKYNFKGFELIKFDLQKDNASLNNLIEGYHMRFFPMWLDIYLGKYEILREKFKEKQEIFYWCGGNSREELIDYYKKELKTAEKLEVEYVVFHACYVDDEGSLIYEFPYSDRDVLQNVVALLNDIFEDKKYKFKLLLENLWWPGLRLTSKKEIEFLLNNIKYKNIGFMLDTGHMLNNEPKLRTMDEGIEYIEKNIDEIGELKKYIKGVHLNFSLSGKYLSDAIERHKNSLIEREETLNNIYSHVSQIDQHLPFEDIRIVKILENLPLDWVVYEFIYYNNDDLENKVKSQDKILKTLNFK; this comes from the coding sequence ATGAGAAAGATACTTAATATAACAGATTTTTCTACTAATGAAGAAAATAAAAAAATGATGAAATATTATTGTGATAAGTACAACTTTAAAGGATTTGAACTTATCAAATTTGATTTGCAGAAAGATAATGCTTCTTTAAATAATTTAATAGAAGGGTATCATATGAGGTTTTTTCCTATGTGGCTAGATATTTATCTTGGAAAATATGAAATACTTAGAGAAAAATTTAAAGAGAAACAGGAAATATTTTATTGGTGTGGCGGAAATAGCAGAGAGGAATTAATTGATTATTATAAAAAAGAACTGAAAACGGCAGAAAAACTTGAAGTGGAATATGTTGTATTTCATGCCTGTTATGTAGATGATGAAGGAAGCTTAATATATGAATTTCCATATTCAGATAGAGATGTTCTTCAAAATGTTGTAGCATTGCTGAATGATATCTTTGAAGATAAAAAGTATAAATTTAAACTTCTTTTGGAAAATTTATGGTGGCCAGGACTTAGATTAACTTCAAAAAAAGAAATAGAGTTTTTATTAAATAATATAAAATATAAAAATATTGGATTTATGCTTGATACAGGACATATGTTGAATAATGAGCCAAAACTTAGAACAATGGATGAAGGGATAGAATATATTGAGAAAAATATTGATGAGATAGGGGAATTAAAAAAATATATAAAAGGTGTTCATTTGAATTTTTCTCTTTCTGGAAAATATTTAAGTGATGCTATAGAAAGACATAAAAATTCGTTGATTGAAAGAGAGGAAACCTTGAACAATATATATAGTCATGTAAGTCAGATAGATCAACATCTTCCTTTTGAAGATATAAGAATAGTAAAAATATTAGAAAATTTACCACTGGATTGGGTGGTATATGAATTTATATATTACAACAATGATGATCTTGAAAATAAAGTAAAATCTCAAGATAAAATATTAAAAACTTTAAATTTTA